A region of Vigna radiata var. radiata cultivar VC1973A chromosome 6, Vradiata_ver6, whole genome shotgun sequence DNA encodes the following proteins:
- the LOC106764352 gene encoding gibberellin 20 oxidase 2-like isoform X1 — protein sequence MNSGFFMVSSLKHQEVQSRFFDPSWLQMQQHVPMSFVWPKECVVDANEEFQAPMVDLGGFLRGDEEATHVAVKLIRKACSTHGFFQVFNHGVDHLLIAQAYEQMDAFFKLPIDRKVSIRKTPGSVWGYSGAHADRFSSKLPWKETLSFPFHDNNTLDPVVSTFFNSTLGQDFQQAGVVFQKYCESMKGLGMKLLELLALSLGVDRLHYKELFEDGCSVMRCNFYPSCQEPSLALGTGPHCDPTSLTILHQDQVGGLDVFADNTWQTVPPRARALVVNIGDTFTALSNGRYKSCLHRAVVNKYKERRSLAFFLCPKEDKVVRAPEDIVRRDGTKQYPDFTWSNLLEFTQNYYRADEATLHNFTKWLLSSKQQTL from the exons ATGAATTCTGGTTTCTTTATGGTGTCATCCCTGAAGCACCAAGAAGTTCAAAGCCGTTTCTTCGACCCCTCTTGGCTACAAATGCAGCAACACGTTCCCATGAGCTTCGTTTGGCCTAAGGAGTGTGTGGTGGACGCCAACGAGGAGTTTCAGGCCCCAATGGTGGACCTTGGAGGCTTCCTCAGAGGTGATGAAGAGGCCACACACGTTGCTGTTAAGCTCATACGCAAGGCATGCTCCACCCACGGCTTCTTCCAAGTATTCAACCACGGGGTTGATCATCTCCTCATTGCTCAAGCCTATGAACAAATGGATGCTTTTTTTAAGCTCCCAATTGACAGAAAAGTTAGTATTCGTAAGACTCCAGGTTCTGTCTGGGGCTATTCTGGTGCACATGCTGACCGATTCTCCTCCAAATTGCCTTGGAAAGAAACCCTCTCTTTCCCCTTCCATGATAACAACACCTTAGACCCCGTTGTCTCTACCTTCTTTAACTCCACCTTAGGACAAGACTTCCAACAAGCAGG AGTGGTATTTCAGAAATACTGCGAATCCATGAAGGGGTTGGGAATGAAGCTGTTGGAGCTTTTGGCACTTAGTTTGGGAGTCGATAGGTTGCATTATAAGGAGTTGTTTGAAGATGGATGTTCTGTAATGAGATGCAACTTCTACCCGTCATGCCAGGAGCCAAGTCTTGCACTTGGAACAGGACCACACTGTGACCCAACATCTCTCACCATTCTTCACCAAGACCAAGTTGGAGGGCTCGATGTGTTTGCAGACAACACGTGGCAGACGGTTCCGCCTCGTGCCCGTGCTCTTGTAGTTAACATTGGTGATACTTTCACG GCATTATCAAATGGGAGATACAAGAGTTGCCTGCATAGGGCAGTGGTTAACAAGTACAAAGAGAGGAGGTCCTTGGCATTCTTTCTGTGCCCGAAAGAAGACAAAGTGGTGAGAGCCCCAGAGGATATTGTGCGTAGGGATGGGACAAAACAGTATCCAGATTTCACATGGTCCAAT
- the LOC106764352 gene encoding gibberellin 20 oxidase 2-like isoform X2 has translation MNSGFFMVSSLKHQEVQSRFFDPSWLQMQQHVPMSFVWPKECVVDANEEFQAPMVDLGGFLRGDEEATHVAVKLIRKACSTHGFFQVFNHGVDHLLIAQAYEQMDAFFKLPIDRKVSIRKTPGSVWGYSGAHADRFSSKLPWKETLSFPFHDNNTLDPVVSTFFNSTLGQDFQQAGVVFQKYCESMKGLGMKLLELLALSLGVDRLHYKELFEDGCSVMRCNFYPSCQEPSLALGTGPHCDPTSLTILHQDQVGGLDVFADNTWQTVPPRARALVVNIGDTFTLLLKEQISGPLDTEISLG, from the exons ATGAATTCTGGTTTCTTTATGGTGTCATCCCTGAAGCACCAAGAAGTTCAAAGCCGTTTCTTCGACCCCTCTTGGCTACAAATGCAGCAACACGTTCCCATGAGCTTCGTTTGGCCTAAGGAGTGTGTGGTGGACGCCAACGAGGAGTTTCAGGCCCCAATGGTGGACCTTGGAGGCTTCCTCAGAGGTGATGAAGAGGCCACACACGTTGCTGTTAAGCTCATACGCAAGGCATGCTCCACCCACGGCTTCTTCCAAGTATTCAACCACGGGGTTGATCATCTCCTCATTGCTCAAGCCTATGAACAAATGGATGCTTTTTTTAAGCTCCCAATTGACAGAAAAGTTAGTATTCGTAAGACTCCAGGTTCTGTCTGGGGCTATTCTGGTGCACATGCTGACCGATTCTCCTCCAAATTGCCTTGGAAAGAAACCCTCTCTTTCCCCTTCCATGATAACAACACCTTAGACCCCGTTGTCTCTACCTTCTTTAACTCCACCTTAGGACAAGACTTCCAACAAGCAGG AGTGGTATTTCAGAAATACTGCGAATCCATGAAGGGGTTGGGAATGAAGCTGTTGGAGCTTTTGGCACTTAGTTTGGGAGTCGATAGGTTGCATTATAAGGAGTTGTTTGAAGATGGATGTTCTGTAATGAGATGCAACTTCTACCCGTCATGCCAGGAGCCAAGTCTTGCACTTGGAACAGGACCACACTGTGACCCAACATCTCTCACCATTCTTCACCAAGACCAAGTTGGAGGGCTCGATGTGTTTGCAGACAACACGTGGCAGACGGTTCCGCCTCGTGCCCGTGCTCTTGTAGTTAACATTGGTGATACTTTCACG TTACTACTTAAGGAACAAATCTCAGGCCCACTTGACACAGAAATATCTCTTGGGTAG